In the Purpureocillium takamizusanense chromosome 5, complete sequence genome, one interval contains:
- a CDS encoding uncharacterized protein (COG:S~EggNog:ENOG503P54N), translated as MSAKLFPPTKPDRPASSPLPPLLHTPSGLALVELQGTINLPAGEDGETLADVEVGRLDFPDFVPGTEGSAWTKRVHLYVGQHQRLTGEVKKLPRAVAVVRRRRENSKAGGGSPVQEEQGDDLEVVEIIKYKVLFSNRPEPVNTSVAQ; from the coding sequence ATGTCCGCCAAGCTCTTCCCCCCTACCAAGCCAgaccggccggcctcgagcccgctcccgccgctgctgcacacgccgtcgggcctggccctcgtcgagctgcaaGGCACCATCAACCtccccgccggcgaggacggcgagacgCTCGcagacgtcgaggtcgggcgGCTCGACTTCCCGGACTTTGTCCCCGGCACCGAGGGCTCCGCCTGGACCAAGCGCGTCCACCTCTACGtcggccagcaccagcgcctgACGGGCGAGGTCAAGAAGTTGCCCcgcgctgtcgccgtcgtccgccggcgccgggagAACAGCAAggcgggtggcggcagccccgtgcaggaggagcagggcgacgacctcgaggtgGTGGAGATTATCAAGTACAAGGTGCTCTTTTCGAATCGTCCCGAGCCGGTCAACACGAGCGTGGCGCAATAG
- a CDS encoding uncharacterized protein (EggNog:ENOG503PTZP~COG:G), translated as MELARPFIAAAGLTDVEPVAQGLEFNVFKARSAAHGRVALRVPQHRVFRNVNDPSNDAKELIEQELKIYELLRGGPVSVPTPIGLLEVDDYPAMLSEYVDDDGSQAPPEELGRLAALIHATRMPRDWDVKLVAMDGGTDALSALVDRMGRRFEQLAREEPGARRWIPARSDLEPVADGLRSLPSCLLHMDLRDVNLRVRDGKAAAVLDWTNALIGPAAIDYFRILELSQPGDAFVEAYSRGAGATPRVTPRQETFLRLDAALMLALVFISEAPDPDRRGPSVRRVEELVAQLKDLKED; from the coding sequence atGGAACTCGCCCGGcccttcatcgccgccgcgggcctgaCCGACGTCGAGCCCGTGGCCCAGGGCCTCGAGTTCAACGTCTTCAAagcgcgctcggcggcccACGGCCGAGTCGCCCTCCGCGTGCCCCAGCACCGTGTCTTCCGAAACGTAAACGACCCCAGCAATGACGCcaaggagctcatcgagCAGGAGCTCAAAATCTACGAGCTCCTCCGCGGGGGGCCGGTGtcggtgccgacgccgattGGGCTCCTCGAAGTGGACGACTACCCGGCGATGCTGAGCGAgtacgtcgacgacgacggctcgcaggcgccgcccgaggagctcggccggctggccgcgctcatccacgcgacgaggatgccgcgcGACTGGGACGTCAAGCTGGTGGCCATGGACGGCGGCACGGATGCGCTCAGCGCGCTGGTCGATAGGATGGGGCGGCGcttcgagcagctcgcccgaGAGGAGCCTGGCGCCAGACGATGGATCCCCGCGCGGAGCGACTTGGAGCcagtcgccgacggcctcaGGTCGCTGCCCAGTTGCCTGCTGCACATGGACCTCCGCGACGTGAACCTGCGGGTGCGTGACGggaaggcagcggcggtgctggaCTGGACGAACGCGCTCATCGGCCCGGCGGCGATTGATTACTTTCGCATCTTGGAGCTCAGCCAGCCGGGGGACGCATTCGTCGAGGCCTACTCCCGAGGGGCGGGTGCGACGCCGCGGGTCACGCCAAGGCAGGAGACGTTTCTGCGCCTGGACGCCGCCTTGATGCTGGCACTGGTCTTCATATCTGAGGCGCCTGATCCGGACAGGCGTGGGCCCAGTGTCAGGCGGGTGGAAGAGCTGGTCGCGCAGTTGAAGGATCTGAAAGAGGATTGA
- the DPH1 gene encoding 2-(3-amino-3-carboxypropyl)histidine synthase (BUSCO:EOG09261X9E~COG:J~EggNog:ENOG503NUF2): MEDDRAQVDLGLAADIEESQMMAQQQSQPQSLTPEQPSATTSQDAATTTVRQPKKRFVGRRAAAEAAAAKTGGGDTTGESGAVQPAKPRRPPRLLNRVPQEILDDPDLKEAIALLPANYSFEIPKTIHRIRSSGARKVALQMPEGLLLFATTISDILTQFCPGIETLIMGDVTYGACCIDDYTARAMGCDLLVHYAHSCLIPVDVTKIKTLYVFVDISIDTAHLLASLERNFASGKTMAVVGTIQFNATIHGVRGALEAAGFRVLVPQIAPLSKGEILGCTSPRLSDDDKVDLILYLGDGRFHLESIMIHNPKVPAYRYDPYSRKLTRETYAHDEMQSVRMAAIRTARTARRWGLILGSLGRQGNPHTMALIERRLTERGIPFVNLLLSEIFPGKLAMMSDVECWVQVACPRLSIDWGYAFPRPLLTPYEALVALGEKEQWDKQPGGGVYPMDYYGKEGLGRTRPAVQESGTPATAAVGAG; this comes from the exons ATGGAGGACGACCGGGCGCAGGtcgatctcggcctcgccgccgacatcgaaGAGTCTCAGATGATggcccagcagcagtcgcAACCACAATCACTCACCCCGGAACAACCCTCGGCGACCACTTCGcaggacgccgccaccaccacagtCAGGCAGCCGAAGAAGCGATTTGTCGGGAGACGAGCCGCTGCGGAAGCGGCTGCGGCCAAGACCGGCGGAGGAGACACGACCGGCGAGAGTGGCGCCGTCCAGC CTGCAAagccccgccggccgccgcggctgctcAACAGGGTGCCCCAGGAGATCCTGGACGACCCCGACCTCAAGgaggccatcgccctccTGCCCGCAAACTACAGCTTTGAGATCCCCAAGACGATACACCGAATACGCTCGTCGGGCGCCAGGAAGGTGGCGCTCCAGATGCCCGAGGGCCTCCTGCTcttcgccaccaccatctccgACATCCTCACTCAGTTCTGCCCGGGCATCGAGACGCTCATCATGGGGGACGTCACCTACGGCGCCTGCTGCATCGACGACTACACGGCCCGCGCCATGGGCTGCGACCTGCTCGTGCACTACGCCCACAGCTGCCTCATCCCCGTCGACGTCACCAAGATCAAGACGCTCTACGTCTTCGTCGACATCAGCATCGACACGGCCCACCTGCTGGCCTCGCTCGAGCGCAACTTCGCCTCGGGCAAGaccatggccgtcgtcggcaccatCCAGTTCAACGCCACCATCcacggcgtccgcggcgccctcgaggccgccggcttccgcgtcctcgtcccccaGATCGCCCCGCTCAGCAAGGGCGAAATCCTCGGGTGCACCTCGCCCCGcctcagcgacgacgataaGGTCGACCTGATCCTCtatctcggcgacggccgcttCCACCTCGAGAGCATCATGATCCACAACCCCAAGGTCCCCGCCTACCGCTACGACCCCTACTCGAGGAAGCTCACGCGCGAGACGTACGCCCACGACGAGATGCAGTCGGtccgcatggccgccatccgCACCGCTCGTAccgcgaggcgctggggcctcatcctcggctccctcggccgccagggcAACCCGCACACCATGGCCCTCATCGAGCGCCGCCTGACGGAGCGCGGCATCCCCTTTGTCAACCTCCTGCTCAGCGAGATCTTCCCCGGCAAGCTCGCCATGATGAGCGACGTCGAGTGCTGGGTCCAGGTCGCCTGCCCGCGCCTGAGCATCGACTGGGGCTACGCGTTCCCCCGGCCGCTGCTGACGCCCTacgaggcgctcgtggcCCTCGGCGAGAAGGAGCAGTGGGACAAGCAGCCCGGAGGAGGCGTCTACCCCATGGACTACTACGGAAAGGAGGGCCTGGGACggacgcggccggccgtACAGGAGAGCGGCACCCCGGCTACTGCTGCCGTGGGAGCCGGGTAG
- the RPS6 gene encoding 40S ribosomal protein S6 (COG:J~EggNog:ENOG503NUD1), with the protein MKLNISYPANGSQKLIDIEDERKLAVFMEKRMGAEVPGDSVGDEFKGYIFRITGGNDKQGFPMKQGVMHPSRVRLLLSEGHSCYRPRRTGERKRKSVRGCIVGMDLSVLALSIVKQGDNDIPGLTDVVHPKRLGPKRATKIRKFFGLTKDDDVRKYVIRREVQPKGEGKKPYTKAPKIQRLVTPQRLQHKRHRAALKRRQAEKVKDEANEYAQILAKRVAEAKAHKADARKRRASSMRK; encoded by the exons ATGAAG TTGAACATCAGCTACCCTGCCAATGGCAGCCAGAAGCTCATCGACATCGAAGATGAGCGCAagctcgccgtcttcatggAGAAGCGC ATGGGCGCTGAGGTCCCTGGTGActccgtcggcgacgagttCAAGGGCTACATCTTCCGCATCACCGGTGGCAACGACAAGCAGGGTTTCCCCATGAAGCAGGGCGTCATGCACCCCAGCCGTGTCCGCCTCCTGCTCTCCGAGGGCCACTCCTGCTaccgcccccgccgcacTGGCGAGCGCAAGCGCAAGTCGGTCCGCGgctgcatcgtcggcatGGACCtgtccgtcctcgccctcagcATCGTCAAGCAGGGCGACAACGACATCCCCGGCCTGACTGACGTCGTCCACCCCAAGCGCCTCGGCCCCAAGCGCGCCACCAAGATCCGCAAGTTCTTCGGCCTCACCAAGGATGACGAT GTCCGCAAGTACGTCATCCGACGAGAGGTCCAGCCCAAGGGTGAGGGCAAGAAGCCTTACACCAAGGCCCCCAAGATCCAGAGGCTGGTCACCCCCCAGCGTCTGCAGCACAAGCGCCACCGCGCCGCTCTCAAGAGACGCCAGGCCGAGAaggtcaaggacgaggcc AACGAGTACGCCCAGATCCTGGCtaagcgcgtcgccgaggccaaggcccaCAAGGCCGACGCTCGCAAGCGACGGGCGAGCTCCATGCGCAAGTAA